A window from Zingiber officinale cultivar Zhangliang chromosome 7A, Zo_v1.1, whole genome shotgun sequence encodes these proteins:
- the LOC122001910 gene encoding probable xyloglucan endotransglucosylase/hydrolase protein 26, whose translation MAKILGNLVFGFVLLVAMGQALADFNFYRDMVCYWGPRNLAVWNNGTNLALNLNNASGCGIKTRKQFMFGSVEMQIKLVQGNSAGTVTTYYVSSTGDKHDEIDFEFLGNVSGQPYIVHTNIWARGVGRREQQFYLWFDPTAAFHNYTIHWNPTQIVWLIDSIPIRLFRNYQKYGVAYPNQQAMKAYSSIWNGDSWATQGGRVKIDWKRAPFAARYQQVNLRICPWYSQGSTSQCSANTPANWWTAPAYSRLNYAQQGQLMWVRNKYMIYDYCRDSKRFKGAMPPECSLPLY comes from the exons ATGGCGAAAATCCTGGGCAATTTAGTCTTCGGATTTGTTCTTCTCGTGGCCATGGGGCAAGCCCTCGCAGACTTCAACTTCTACAGAGACATGGTCTGCTACTGGGGACCTCGCAACTTGGCCGTGTGGAACAATGGAACAAACTTGGCGCTTAACCTCAACAACGCCTCAG GCTGTGGGATCAAAACGAGGAAGCAGTTTATGTTCGGAAGCGTCGAGATGCAAATTAAGCTCGTCCAAGGAAATTCTGCTGGCACTGTGACTACATATTAT GTGTCTTCGACCGGAGACAAGCACGACGAGATCGATTTCGAGTTCCTTGGTAACGTATCGGGGCAGCCTTACATCGTCCACACCAACATCTGGGCTCGAGGGGTAGGAAGAAGGGAACAGCAGTTTTATCTTTGGTTCGACCCAACTGCGGCCTTTCACAACTACACCATTCACTGGAATCCCACCCAAATCGT GTGGTTGATCGATAGCATCCCTATTCGGCTTTTCAGAAACTACCAAAAGTATGGAGTTGCGTATCCGAACCAGCAAGCGATGAAGGCCTACTCCAGCATTTGGAATGGCGACAGCTGGGCGACGCAGGGCGGGCGGGTGAAGATCGACTGGAAGAGGGCTCCGTTTGCGGCGAGATACCAGCAGGTGAATCTGAGGATTTGTCCGTGGTATTCGCAGGGCAGCACTTCGCAGTGCTCGGCCAACACCCCTGCCAACTGGTGGACGGCTCCAGCCTACAGCAGGCTGAACTACGCGCAGCAGGGCCAGCTTATGTGGGTGAGAAACAAATACATGATCTACGATTACTGCCGGGATAGCAAGAGATTCAAAGGGGCGATGCCTCCTGAGTGCTCTCTGCCTTTGTACTAG